In Hydrogenovibrio thermophilus, the following are encoded in one genomic region:
- a CDS encoding VIT1/CCC1 transporter family protein, with amino-acid sequence MEQGYDMVRFTPEMLEHHLTKEHFSHRMGWLRAAVLGANDGIISVVSLLVGVIASGADKESILLVAVAALVAGALSMAAGEYVSVSSQADTEKADLEKERIMLEENWEVEHAELALIYRQRGVSDATAMQVAKELMAHDALGAHAKDELGLSEIHTARPMQAAFASAASFVSGAAIPVLLVVLLPMENLGLIIAACSLALLAVLGAIAAKTGGAPMLKGAMRMTTWGFLAMALTTYVGLMFDIH; translated from the coding sequence ATGGAACAAGGATACGATATGGTTCGCTTCACCCCCGAAATGCTCGAACACCACCTCACGAAAGAACACTTCAGCCACCGCATGGGTTGGCTGCGAGCCGCCGTCCTCGGTGCCAATGACGGTATTATTTCCGTGGTCAGCTTGCTGGTGGGGGTCATCGCTTCCGGGGCGGATAAAGAAAGCATTTTACTGGTGGCGGTGGCCGCTCTGGTGGCCGGTGCGCTGTCGATGGCCGCCGGGGAATACGTCTCGGTCAGCTCGCAGGCCGATACCGAAAAGGCCGACCTGGAAAAAGAACGCATCATGCTGGAAGAAAACTGGGAAGTCGAACACGCCGAACTGGCGCTGATTTACCGCCAACGCGGCGTCAGTGACGCCACCGCCATGCAGGTCGCCAAGGAATTGATGGCACACGACGCGCTCGGCGCCCACGCCAAAGACGAACTCGGACTGTCGGAAATCCACACTGCCCGCCCGATGCAAGCCGCGTTTGCTTCCGCCGCCTCCTTTGTTTCCGGTGCCGCGATACCGGTATTGCTGGTGGTTTTGCTGCCAATGGAAAACCTCGGCCTCATCATTGCGGCCTGTTCGCTGGCGCTCTTAGCGGTTCTGGGGGCCATTGCCGCCAAAACCGGCGGCGCGCCGATGCTGAAAGGCGCCATGCGCATGACCACCTGGGGCTTTCTGGCGATGGCACTCACCACCTATGTCGGCCTGATGTTCGATATCCATTAA
- a CDS encoding GNAT family N-acetyltransferase, with protein sequence MSSLLCVKADASHQARLKHFHKQNRLSQPLQTDTVWLAELDGRIIGVARLVPIDQPETTEFDQAWWLRGLFIRPEHRQQGFGHHLIHALQTGTDGALYAFALPHLDAFYHRLDFQPITADELPESLQTRLTNYQQSKSALQAYRYHR encoded by the coding sequence ATGTCTTCTCTACTGTGTGTTAAAGCCGATGCGTCGCATCAAGCGCGTCTGAAACATTTTCACAAGCAAAACCGGCTCAGCCAGCCCTTACAGACTGATACTGTCTGGCTGGCCGAACTGGACGGCCGAATCATCGGCGTCGCGCGCCTGGTGCCGATCGATCAACCCGAAACAACGGAATTTGACCAGGCCTGGTGGTTACGCGGCTTATTCATCCGCCCCGAACACCGCCAACAAGGCTTTGGCCATCATTTGATTCACGCCCTGCAAACCGGCACCGACGGTGCACTTTACGCCTTCGCGTTGCCGCATCTCGACGCATTTTACCATCGGCTGGACTTCCAGCCCATCACAGCCGATGAACTGCCGGAATCGCTGCAAACCCGGCTGACCAACTACCAACAAAGCAAATCCGCTTTGCAGGCTTATCGATATCACCGCTGA
- a CDS encoding MFS transporter, with the protein MPQHDKSRLDKAYDLINNEEDARVCKDIPDAACHHQPKNFFAYLIANFLGKIADELASAKLTLPWLLGALGTPAVFTGFLVPIREAGVLLPQLFVAAAVRHLPVRKGVWLLGAALSAIALAVMALTAGWVSGVAAGWAIIVSLVVFSLARGLCSVSAKDVLGKTISKGRRGNLMGISSGIAGVATLGVGVYIEFFSQNPSSDLLAGLLWVGAILWAIAFVVFAQIEEHPGATEGGGNAFAAAFKSFALLKTDRPFRQYVIGRALLLSTALAPPFYVLLAQQYSENDLSGLGMLIIASGIAGAISAPVWGKMGDRSSRFVMILASLSAGILGIVLFALAESDSPWLSNPLVHAGFFLLLTVFYSGVRLGRKVYLVDLANADNRATYVALSNTVIGLAMLAGGAIGLLADILSIQVVILVLSVIAVLAALWIARLPEVSD; encoded by the coding sequence ATGCCACAACACGACAAATCCCGGCTCGACAAAGCCTACGACCTCATCAATAACGAAGAAGACGCCCGCGTCTGTAAAGACATCCCCGATGCGGCCTGCCACCACCAACCGAAAAATTTCTTCGCGTACCTCATCGCCAATTTTCTCGGTAAAATCGCCGACGAGCTCGCCAGCGCGAAGCTGACGTTGCCTTGGTTGTTGGGCGCTTTGGGTACCCCGGCGGTGTTCACCGGCTTTCTGGTACCGATTCGCGAAGCCGGTGTCTTATTACCGCAACTGTTCGTGGCCGCGGCCGTGCGTCATCTGCCGGTGCGCAAAGGCGTTTGGTTGCTGGGCGCGGCTTTATCGGCCATCGCGCTCGCCGTCATGGCGTTGACCGCAGGCTGGGTCAGTGGTGTCGCAGCCGGTTGGGCCATTATTGTCTCGCTGGTGGTGTTCAGTCTGGCGCGCGGGCTCTGCTCCGTTTCCGCCAAAGACGTCCTCGGCAAAACCATTTCCAAAGGACGGCGCGGAAATCTGATGGGCATCAGCTCCGGCATTGCCGGGGTCGCCACCTTAGGCGTTGGGGTCTATATCGAGTTTTTCAGCCAGAATCCCTCATCGGATTTACTGGCGGGCTTGCTGTGGGTTGGCGCCATTCTCTGGGCCATCGCTTTTGTCGTGTTCGCGCAAATTGAAGAACACCCCGGTGCGACCGAAGGCGGCGGCAATGCGTTTGCCGCGGCGTTTAAAAGCTTCGCGTTGTTGAAGACCGACCGACCTTTCCGCCAATACGTCATCGGCCGGGCTTTGTTACTGAGCACGGCACTCGCACCGCCGTTTTATGTGTTATTGGCCCAACAATACAGCGAAAACGACCTCAGCGGCTTGGGGATGTTGATTATCGCCAGCGGCATTGCCGGTGCCATCAGCGCGCCGGTATGGGGAAAAATGGGCGACCGTTCCAGTCGATTCGTAATGATATTGGCTTCTCTGTCGGCGGGAATATTGGGCATCGTACTGTTCGCGTTGGCGGAAAGCGACAGTCCGTGGCTGTCGAACCCACTGGTGCATGCCGGTTTCTTCCTGCTGTTGACGGTATTTTACAGCGGCGTACGTTTGGGGCGTAAAGTCTATCTGGTGGATTTGGCCAATGCCGACAATCGCGCGACCTACGTCGCCTTGAGCAATACGGTCATCGGCCTGGCCATGCTGGCCGGCGGGGCCATCGGTTTATTGGCCGACATCCTGTCAATTCAGGTGGTGATTCTGGTATTGAGTGTGATTGCGGTGCTGGCGGCCCTTTGGATTGCGCGTTTGCCGGAAGTCAGCGACTAA
- a CDS encoding SLC13 family permease translates to MIEKSQQIKGLIWAILSGLVVFAVLTPFLPGIQATLLGIVVTMVFLWSNEALPLGWVALLPIVLFPLFGITHTNEVAPNYAQSIIFLFIGGFMLAIAIEKTELHHVISQKMLAIFPATPKGMIYALSITSGGLSAFLSNTTTALLLMPLALFLTERRELQMRFALAIAYGASVGGILTPIGTPPNLILFGFFDQHLIPGISFAHWVLMVLPLVAAMFVVVGWVLALGTVNETLKTDFKPQPLNSGQKKVLYLVSALVAILVINALATSLLGWSGFNEKGLLLGFGLLLFLPPFDILNWQDTKKIPYEIIFLFGAGFAIAGAFTTTGLADQLAWLLQHIAVFPTWLVIAIIAFLVTFSTVITSNTALIAMVLPILLAVCEQSGLDSRLLMMVATVCASYAFMLPISTPPNAIAMSSGAVSVKTMATYGLAFNLLGITFVTLTANLFWQHLL, encoded by the coding sequence TTGATTGAAAAATCCCAACAAATTAAAGGGTTAATCTGGGCCATTCTGTCAGGCCTGGTGGTTTTTGCGGTTTTAACCCCTTTTCTCCCCGGCATTCAAGCGACCTTGCTCGGCATCGTCGTGACCATGGTGTTTTTATGGAGCAATGAAGCCTTGCCATTGGGCTGGGTGGCGTTATTACCCATCGTCCTGTTTCCGCTGTTCGGCATCACCCACACCAATGAAGTGGCGCCCAACTATGCCCAATCGATTATTTTCCTGTTCATTGGCGGCTTTATGCTCGCCATCGCCATTGAAAAAACCGAATTGCATCATGTGATTTCCCAGAAAATGCTGGCCATATTTCCCGCCACACCGAAAGGGATGATTTACGCCCTATCCATCACTTCCGGCGGTTTGAGTGCTTTTTTATCCAACACCACCACGGCCTTGCTGTTAATGCCGTTGGCGCTGTTTTTGACCGAGCGACGCGAACTGCAAATGCGCTTCGCACTCGCCATCGCCTACGGCGCAAGTGTCGGCGGCATTCTCACTCCGATCGGCACCCCGCCGAATCTGATTCTGTTCGGGTTTTTCGACCAACATTTGATTCCGGGCATCAGTTTCGCCCACTGGGTGCTGATGGTGCTGCCGTTGGTGGCGGCGATGTTCGTTGTGGTGGGCTGGGTCCTGGCGCTGGGCACCGTCAACGAAACCCTGAAAACCGACTTCAAACCGCAACCCCTCAACTCCGGCCAGAAAAAAGTGCTTTATTTGGTCTCGGCTTTGGTAGCGATTTTGGTCATCAATGCCTTGGCGACGTCGTTACTCGGCTGGAGCGGGTTCAATGAAAAAGGGCTTTTACTCGGTTTCGGACTTTTGCTGTTTTTACCGCCCTTCGACATTCTCAATTGGCAGGACACCAAAAAAATCCCTTATGAAATCATCTTTCTGTTCGGCGCCGGGTTTGCCATTGCCGGGGCTTTCACCACCACCGGTCTGGCGGATCAACTCGCCTGGCTGTTACAACACATCGCGGTGTTTCCCACCTGGTTGGTCATCGCCATCATTGCCTTTCTGGTGACGTTCAGCACCGTCATCACCAGCAACACCGCTTTGATTGCAATGGTGCTCCCTATTTTACTGGCGGTGTGTGAACAAAGCGGACTCGACAGCCGTTTGTTGATGATGGTCGCCACCGTCTGCGCCAGTTACGCCTTTATGTTACCCATTTCCACGCCCCCAAATGCCATTGCCATGAGCAGCGGCGCCGTGTCGGTGAAAACCATGGCCACTTATGGTTTGGCGTTTAACTTGCTCGGTATCACTTTCGTGACACTCACCGCCAATCTCTTTTGGCAACATTTGTTGTAA
- a CDS encoding tRNA-uridine aminocarboxypropyltransferase, which produces MTIPSAKRTYCARCGLPSRSCICASVRPVAHRLGLGILQHPSEQHQAKGTARLAHLCLQDCPIWVGESVDALPELQAWLQAKPTLLLFPDPEDKGVDSVSKKVVYSADTLDTPVSEMQVLLLDGTWRKAYKLLQTNPALQALPSLQLSGEWRSAYAIRKAPNAQSLSTLEAIHAVLCELEGEPSQFDGLSLALDDFVAQRQAFVNGSDDSTRPGEKR; this is translated from the coding sequence TTGACCATACCATCCGCAAAAAGAACCTATTGCGCGCGTTGCGGCTTACCGTCGCGCAGTTGCATTTGTGCTTCGGTGCGACCGGTCGCACACCGCTTGGGTCTGGGTATTTTACAGCATCCGTCCGAGCAGCATCAGGCGAAAGGCACGGCGCGTCTGGCGCATTTGTGTTTGCAGGACTGTCCGATTTGGGTGGGGGAATCGGTTGATGCGTTGCCGGAATTACAGGCCTGGTTGCAGGCTAAGCCGACGCTGTTGCTGTTTCCCGATCCGGAGGATAAGGGCGTTGATAGCGTGTCGAAAAAGGTCGTGTACAGCGCCGATACACTGGACACACCCGTATCCGAAATGCAGGTATTGCTGCTGGATGGTACCTGGCGCAAAGCCTATAAATTGTTGCAGACCAATCCGGCGTTGCAGGCCTTACCGAGTTTGCAGTTGAGCGGCGAATGGCGGTCTGCCTATGCCATTCGTAAAGCACCGAATGCCCAGAGTTTATCGACGCTGGAAGCGATTCATGCGGTGTTGTGTGAGCTGGAAGGGGAACCGTCTCAGTTCGACGGCTTATCGCTGGCGTTGGACGATTTTGTGGCCCAGCGCCAGGCGTTTGTGAACGGAAGCGACGATTCCACCAGGCCTGGCGAAAAGCGGTGA
- a CDS encoding sensor domain-containing protein, whose product MSQYRDSVTLEQYEECLGDKSFFYARDAKGVFFYVSPSITKVLGYSPEQFLVHYSQFLTDHPKNSLVDSNVATALSGRKVPVYTVEIHHSQGGTRWLQVQEFGVRNDRHEVVAVHGLATDITDYKRTLQQLELQTQRFQRAENMAKVGSWELNLGTQELYWSQEVFRIFELDPTQTKPSYELLLERTHPADRDKLNNAYYHSLETRKPYQVEHRLLMPDGRVKHVLEEGVSDFDTDGRALMSSGTVQDITAYHMAKQQLVEKQALLKEAETIAQIGSWEYEITSEKIILSDGCYAILGLSPGMDVVYEDFIALVHEEDRESVETEFERSLASDEEQVSIYRIVRSSGEIRYIEQRGITRYDVEHSPTRIVGTLQDVTNQYMAQQALEKQKTLLRSVINATTDLIFIKDAMGVYQGCNPAFERFTDKTEAEIIGKTDYDLFDWEVADFFRQQDYAMFDSGKARQNEEWLTYPDGKEVLVDTLKTPFYGEDGNVYGLVGVSRDITARKKAEEKLYYLAHHDDLTGLANRHLFTSLLDQAVAHSERHREKLAILFIDLDHFKQINDSLGHQIGDQVLEQVGKQLQTTGRKSDTIARLGGDEFAFLMRDLKHPEDAQVVAQKVLKALEKPFLVESHKLYIGASIGISIYPDNGETSDILLRNADAAMYRAKDNDRNTYAFYTDELTQIAFQHIQLESELRRALQENEFEVYYQPKYECESKRIVGSEALIRWQHPTRGMLLPGQFIAEAEKSDLIIELGEWVLREACIQNAKWHRMGLKSGRVAVNVSGRQITKHDLSATVQRVLQETDCKPKWLELEIIERFVMNSPEQTLQVLNEIHSSGVAFAIDDFGIEYSSLSYLKQMPLNTLKIDLSFIRDIPEDKDDMAIVEAMLALAKSFNLIAVAEGVEREEQLDFLRASGADRFQGFLLSRPMPASEFEALLQTHPTL is encoded by the coding sequence ATGAGTCAATATCGCGACAGTGTGACGCTTGAACAGTATGAAGAATGCCTGGGTGACAAGAGTTTCTTCTACGCTCGCGACGCCAAAGGGGTTTTCTTCTATGTCAGCCCTTCCATCACCAAAGTGCTCGGTTATTCGCCCGAGCAGTTTCTCGTTCATTACAGTCAATTCCTGACCGATCATCCTAAAAACAGCTTGGTGGACAGCAATGTCGCCACGGCTTTAAGCGGGCGTAAAGTGCCGGTCTATACGGTGGAGATTCACCACAGTCAGGGTGGTACGCGTTGGTTGCAGGTTCAGGAGTTTGGTGTCCGGAACGATCGGCATGAAGTTGTGGCCGTCCACGGTTTGGCCACCGACATCACCGACTATAAACGGACTCTGCAGCAATTGGAATTGCAAACACAGCGTTTCCAGCGAGCCGAAAACATGGCAAAGGTTGGCAGTTGGGAATTGAATCTCGGTACTCAGGAATTGTACTGGTCCCAGGAAGTTTTCCGAATTTTCGAGTTGGATCCGACGCAGACCAAGCCCTCCTATGAATTGCTGTTGGAACGGACGCATCCGGCCGATCGTGACAAGCTTAACAACGCCTATTATCATTCACTGGAAACCCGAAAGCCCTACCAGGTGGAGCATCGATTATTGATGCCGGACGGCCGTGTCAAGCATGTACTGGAAGAAGGGGTATCCGACTTTGATACCGACGGCCGGGCGTTGATGTCGAGCGGCACCGTGCAGGACATCACCGCTTATCACATGGCCAAACAGCAATTGGTGGAAAAACAGGCGCTGCTGAAAGAGGCGGAAACCATCGCACAGATTGGTTCTTGGGAATATGAAATCACGTCGGAAAAAATCATTCTGTCGGATGGGTGTTATGCCATTCTCGGGTTGTCGCCGGGTATGGACGTCGTCTACGAAGACTTCATTGCACTGGTGCATGAGGAAGACCGCGAATCGGTTGAAACTGAATTCGAACGGAGTTTGGCATCCGATGAAGAACAGGTTTCCATCTATCGCATCGTGCGGTCGTCCGGGGAAATCCGTTATATCGAACAGCGTGGTATTACCCGTTATGATGTCGAGCATTCGCCGACCCGTATTGTCGGCACCTTGCAGGACGTCACCAACCAATATATGGCGCAGCAGGCATTGGAAAAACAGAAAACCCTGTTGCGTTCGGTCATCAATGCCACCACCGATTTAATTTTCATCAAGGATGCGATGGGGGTTTATCAGGGATGTAATCCGGCCTTTGAGCGATTTACCGATAAAACCGAAGCGGAAATCATCGGCAAAACCGATTACGATTTGTTCGACTGGGAGGTGGCCGATTTTTTCCGCCAGCAGGATTACGCCATGTTCGACAGTGGGAAGGCTCGCCAAAACGAGGAATGGTTGACCTACCCGGATGGCAAAGAAGTATTGGTGGATACCTTAAAAACACCGTTTTACGGCGAAGACGGCAATGTGTACGGTTTGGTCGGGGTCAGCCGGGACATCACCGCGCGCAAAAAAGCCGAAGAAAAACTGTATTATCTCGCGCACCACGACGATTTGACCGGTCTGGCGAACCGTCACCTGTTTACCAGCCTGCTGGATCAAGCCGTTGCTCACAGTGAGCGCCATCGGGAAAAACTGGCGATTTTGTTCATCGATCTGGATCATTTCAAGCAAATTAACGATTCCCTGGGCCACCAAATCGGAGACCAGGTATTGGAGCAAGTCGGTAAACAGTTGCAAACCACCGGTCGCAAGTCCGATACCATCGCCCGTCTCGGTGGCGACGAGTTCGCCTTTTTGATGCGTGACCTCAAACATCCGGAAGATGCCCAAGTGGTGGCGCAAAAGGTGCTAAAAGCCTTAGAGAAGCCGTTTTTGGTGGAAAGTCATAAGTTGTATATTGGTGCCAGTATCGGCATCAGCATTTACCCCGATAATGGCGAAACCTCCGATATCTTATTGCGCAATGCCGACGCCGCCATGTATCGTGCCAAGGATAATGACCGCAACACCTACGCTTTTTACACCGACGAACTCACGCAGATCGCGTTTCAGCACATTCAACTCGAATCCGAATTGCGACGCGCCTTGCAAGAAAATGAATTCGAGGTGTATTATCAGCCCAAATACGAGTGTGAAAGCAAACGCATTGTCGGTTCTGAAGCCTTGATTCGCTGGCAACATCCGACGCGCGGCATGCTGTTGCCCGGTCAGTTCATTGCCGAAGCCGAAAAAAGCGATTTGATTATCGAACTCGGCGAATGGGTGCTACGGGAAGCCTGTATCCAGAACGCCAAATGGCACCGCATGGGCCTGAAATCCGGCCGGGTGGCCGTGAATGTCTCCGGGCGCCAGATCACCAAGCACGACCTCAGTGCCACCGTACAGCGGGTGCTGCAGGAAACCGACTGCAAACCCAAATGGCTGGAGCTGGAAATCATCGAACGGTTTGTGATGAATTCACCGGAGCAAACCCTGCAGGTGTTGAATGAAATTCACAGCAGTGGTGTGGCCTTTGCGATTGATGATTTCGGGATTGAATATTCCTCATTGTCGTATCTCAAACAGATGCCGTTAAATACCCTGAAAATCGACCTGTCGTTTATTCGTGACATTCCGGAAGACAAAGACGACATGGCGATTGTCGAAGCGATGTTGGCGCTGGCAAAAAGCTTCAACCTCATCGCGGTGGCCGAAGGCGTGGAACGGGAAGAACAGTTGGATTTTTTACGGGCTTCCGGCGCCGACCGTTTTCAAGGGTTTTTATTGAGCCGCCCTATGCCGGCTTCCGAGTTTGAAGCCTTATTGCAAACCCACCCGACGCTTTAA
- a CDS encoding methyl-accepting chemotaxis protein, whose translation MIRGERDYRSSSYSQQLQTNLKQIRSDIEAYRRFPDLQPPETNGLKAIEAVVAQYQKMADKVRELKSLGLSVEAIDQQIVVDDRPAMEALQAWSKFLKADATQRIAALHAEADRNELIQLAVIFGISLLLTWLAFEWLVRRALVKPVSHINQQLTRVCDAEGDLDIHADICVEGARETRRLGQYINGMLQRIQNEVAKMNSVKTVVDQSTANIMLADKDLVITYMNKSIVNTLKKVEKDIQKMLPQFSTENLVGQNIDVFHVKPSHQRQLLAELTDTYVAKLTLGELHLDIIVNPIWGPDGERVGFVTEWKDITETVKLEKMQEAVEQNLKTMVEKAAKGHIGAQIDVSALDGFIRDLGEQINTMSNAIHVANKKISDVIVHLSKGDLTPRVEGDYEADLGAMQAAINQSLDNLSLIMAQVNVSVREIAEDIQATTERNTNVSSRLQEQAASIEETAATMKEMTAAVRNNAQNAQQANDLTVQASDKMAEGAHIMQQTIQAMQGIKASSDQIEQIIGLIDSIAFQTNLLALNAAVEAARAGDHGRGFAVVAGEVRNLAGKSADAAREIKTLIEQSVSQVENGTQLAEQSGASLDEINLSIRQVTERVSEIATSSLQQSQGIEQLNQTIVSLDRNTQENARLVELSANSAEMISGRSKELVNRMRQFTIAGHFMQQAEADLRIHHSDTQPTVVKSQPKLDVSHKVSHNEKKKDIKQEKPVTQNLGGGDEWEDF comes from the coding sequence GTGATTCGCGGTGAACGTGATTACCGTTCCAGCAGCTATTCCCAACAGTTGCAAACCAACTTAAAGCAAATCCGATCCGATATCGAGGCATATCGACGTTTTCCGGATTTGCAACCGCCGGAAACCAACGGTTTGAAAGCCATCGAAGCGGTGGTGGCGCAGTATCAGAAGATGGCCGATAAGGTACGCGAGCTGAAATCGCTGGGGTTGAGTGTGGAAGCCATCGACCAGCAAATCGTGGTGGACGACCGTCCGGCAATGGAGGCGTTGCAGGCCTGGTCAAAATTTCTCAAAGCGGATGCCACGCAACGCATTGCTGCACTGCACGCGGAAGCGGACCGTAATGAACTGATACAGTTGGCGGTGATTTTCGGAATTTCCTTATTGTTGACTTGGCTGGCGTTTGAATGGCTGGTGCGTCGCGCACTGGTTAAGCCGGTTTCACATATCAACCAACAATTGACCCGAGTGTGTGATGCCGAAGGCGATTTGGATATCCACGCCGACATTTGCGTGGAAGGGGCACGCGAAACCCGGCGTTTGGGCCAATACATCAACGGTATGTTGCAACGCATCCAGAACGAAGTGGCCAAAATGAACTCGGTCAAAACGGTGGTGGACCAAAGCACCGCCAACATCATGCTCGCCGATAAAGACCTGGTGATCACCTACATGAACAAATCGATTGTCAATACCTTGAAAAAGGTGGAAAAGGACATTCAAAAGATGTTGCCGCAGTTTTCCACTGAAAACCTGGTGGGGCAGAACATCGATGTGTTCCACGTGAAGCCATCCCATCAACGTCAGTTGTTGGCCGAATTGACCGATACCTATGTGGCGAAACTGACATTGGGCGAATTACACCTCGACATCATCGTCAACCCGATTTGGGGGCCGGACGGGGAACGGGTCGGCTTTGTGACCGAGTGGAAAGACATCACCGAAACCGTCAAGCTGGAGAAGATGCAGGAAGCCGTGGAACAAAACCTGAAAACCATGGTGGAAAAAGCTGCCAAAGGCCACATCGGCGCGCAAATTGATGTTTCGGCACTGGACGGTTTTATCCGTGACTTGGGTGAGCAAATCAACACCATGTCCAATGCCATTCATGTCGCCAATAAAAAAATCTCCGATGTGATCGTTCACCTTTCCAAAGGTGATTTAACACCACGGGTGGAAGGCGATTACGAAGCGGACCTGGGCGCCATGCAGGCCGCCATTAATCAATCGTTGGATAATTTGTCGTTGATAATGGCGCAAGTGAACGTTTCCGTTCGGGAAATTGCCGAAGACATACAAGCCACCACAGAACGTAACACCAACGTATCGTCACGCTTGCAGGAACAGGCGGCGTCTATTGAAGAAACCGCCGCGACCATGAAAGAGATGACGGCTGCCGTGCGTAACAACGCCCAAAACGCGCAGCAAGCCAATGATTTGACCGTTCAAGCCAGCGATAAAATGGCCGAAGGGGCACACATCATGCAACAGACCATTCAAGCCATGCAGGGCATTAAAGCGTCCAGTGATCAAATCGAACAGATTATCGGCCTGATTGACTCCATTGCATTCCAGACAAACCTGCTGGCTTTGAACGCGGCGGTGGAAGCCGCTCGCGCCGGAGACCATGGCCGTGGGTTTGCGGTGGTGGCCGGTGAAGTCCGTAATCTGGCCGGTAAGTCGGCGGATGCCGCGCGGGAAATCAAAACCTTGATTGAACAGTCGGTTTCGCAAGTGGAAAACGGCACACAGCTGGCCGAACAGTCCGGTGCGTCTTTGGATGAAATTAACTTGTCCATTCGTCAGGTGACGGAACGGGTCAGTGAAATCGCCACGTCTTCCTTACAACAATCGCAAGGGATTGAGCAGTTAAACCAGACCATCGTCTCGTTGGATCGGAATACGCAGGAAAATGCTCGGCTGGTGGAGTTGTCGGCCAACAGTGCGGAAATGATTTCCGGGCGTTCCAAAGAGTTGGTGAATCGTATGCGTCAGTTCACCATCGCCGGGCACTTTATGCAGCAGGCCGAAGCGGATTTGAGAATTCATCATTCGGACACCCAACCGACGGTCGTCAAATCGCAGCCAAAGCTGGACGTTTCCCACAAAGTTTCGCATAATGAAAAGAAAAAAGACATAAAACAAGAGAAGCCGGTAACCCAGAATCTGGGTGGCGGCGATGAATGGGAGGATTTCTAA